The following nucleotide sequence is from Podospora bellae-mahoneyi strain CBS 112042 chromosome 1 map unlocalized CBS112042p_1, whole genome shotgun sequence.
CAGACCGAGGCTGATCGTGATTCTCGCAGTAAAGCGAGTTCCAGCCACCGCCATCGATCATGATTCTTTGCCAACGTGAGATAATCCGGCGCAAGTCGGAAACATCCCAATGGCCCACGGACATTCGAGCATCACCAGGGACATCTCCTCGCTCCGAATCGATATCGACCAGCTCAAAGTGGAAGACCATGTTCAGAAACCCGTCTTTCCGATGCACGATCTTGAGGAATTCTTTGTCATCATAGATGAAGGGCATTTCGCCCACTGTCATCTGATCGTACTTGTCAAGAACCTCTCGCCGCATTTCCCCAAGAAACTCGTGTAACCTTGGCCCATTGGCGAAGTGTTGGGTAGCCGGCTGGTACGGCTGACCAGGTATGACAACCTCGGCATCAGGAAAGCTTTGGTCCTTGGAGATGAGGTTGATCACGTCCATCCGAAAGCCGGCGACGCCCCGGTCTAGCCAGAAGCGCAAAATATCGTACACTGCAGCCCGGACGTCTGGGTTCTCCCAGTTGAGATCGGGTTGCTGGGGCGTGAATGCGGCGAAGTAATACTCCTGGGTCGTCTCATCGAAAATCCATGCCGAATGCGCCTCTCCCAGAATTTGATTCCTTCAACACTGTGTCAACTAAAATACAGCGAATCAAAGAGAAGGGGAGCACATACCAGTTGTTGGGCGGCCCTGGCTTTCCTTTAATGTCATACTTGGGCTTCCTCCAGATATACCAGTCACGCTTTGGATTTGACTTGGACGAGCGAGATTCCAAAAACCATGGATGCTGATCAGAGGTGTGATTAACAACCAAGTCCATCACCAGTTTCATCCCACGACGGCCCAACTCCTGAATCAGTCGGTCAACATCTTCCAATGTGCCATACGGGGGATAAATCTTCTTGTAATCGGCGATATCATATCCATTGTCCACTTGAGGACTGTCATAGACTGCAATTATTTCCCAAATTAGCATTGTGATTTGTTGGGCCGAAATAGATGGTGCTCACTTGGAGAAAGCCAGACAACGTCGACTGTGCCACATGTCAGCAAAATATGGTGAGAGAGAGCGGCAAAGGTGCAGAGCGTCCCATGCCTCCAAGATCTTTCAAGTAATCAAGTTTTTCGGTAACACCATTGACATCACCCCTGCCatcgttgttggtgtcacTGAATGAAGCTGGATAGATCTGAAGGATGATGGTGTCAGTTCATTGTCAGTCATATTCAGCTAGAAGGCCGTACTTGGTACACCACGGCCTCTTTCCACCACTGACGGTCAGTGTGGGATTTGCCGACGGACATCTTTGAGGCGCCCAAAAGACCGATTCCGAGCCGAGAGTGTTTCAACATCAAGAATCGATCAACTCTGCAAAGACAGCAGGAACCCCCTCGTTTCTGCCCAGCGTGACCGGCCCCACATTCAGATTTACTCGCCGCTGACACTCAAAGGACCCACGGAATATGCGGCCGGCGCCGGACGCTAGATCAATTTCGCCATTACCATCCGTGCCTCTAGATTTTGATCGAAAGAATTAGGCTGGATTTCCAAGGCGCAGGGATCGAGAACATTGAACATGCCAACGACAAAACGTGGGCACGTGGGTGGGCAGCGCCTCTCCGAAAATACATGCAACAGGCACAGGAACTCAGGGGCCTGCCAAGACCATCCCCAGATGCCACAGATATACGGCACAAACTCTCTTCAGCCAATCACCAACATTCCCGAAGCACAATGTTGGTGGCGTCCCTGCATTCGATCCGCGCTCCCTGAATCCAACTGCAAGACCTGCAACAACAATTATCAGTACAGCTTACAAGCCACATAGGTAGCCACATAGGTTTGGACTGGTTGAAGAGTTCCGGAAATAGGAAGATGGTCGATTCACTGCTGACTTGGAGCTCCAACATCCAACATACTACGAATGGCACAGCGATGTGTGTTCTCACGTCCTAAGACATGGCCCAAGACCACAGACCTTAAGACGACCACTTGGTCCTCCACAAAGCAGCCGAACTTTGTCCATTTGAAGTGGACTCCAGAACATCAGTGTCGCTCTAAGTCGGCTTACTACAACACCATTGGACCCCACACCTATCCGCTGAGACAGCACCATCTACCTCGCCAGTGACACTGATCATGGGTGTACAGGAGCAGGCAAAGAGGGTGGTTAAGCCAGGAGGTTGCCTTCCGGTTCCACATGACGACCTATTACACTTCAGTCGCTGCCTCAAGTAcgatgagagagagaaataCGTCCAAAATGCCCCCGAACACCTCCGCAGCCAGGTGGGGCATTTGCTGTCCCGGGTTGAGCATGTCAGGTCCGAGATCGACGCCCGGCCTGATGGAGAGTTCTGGACTTCCAGGTTAGCCGACCACATATCCGACTTCAGATCAAAGCCCCAGCCAAAGAAGACGGAGCGGTCGCCGCTAGCCGCTACTCTTTCCCGACTACACATCGCTAGCCGGACCAACCTCAGCCGAACAAGTCGTCTTGACGTTCCAGAAATCCGCCTTGGTGGCAAAACTTTATCGACACCAAATATCGCCGCGGTCCTTTCAGCCAACCCATCCCCGACATTTCAGGACATCAAGGACCACCCATACAAAGGCCTCGAGGCCGGTGCTGTCTACTACAAAGATGGTATTCCCTACACTCATCCCAAGCTGGAAGGCAGTTTCCCAAACCAAACAACCCCGTTGGACGATTTACTCTCAAACAAGGGTGATAAGAGCTTGCTCAAAGAATTTTGTGAAGAAGGCATGTTGAGATGGTTTCACATTCCGTCCAATAACATGGCCTGGGTAGAAGTAAGTTACCTTGCATAGAAAGAGATTCAGTGCACAGCTAACAACAATCAGGAAGCGATAGCCCGCCATTACAATGAAGAACGCCCACCAAGAGAGGACCTGTTTGGGAAGCCAAAGATCAAGTCCAAGACACATGAGATTCTTCGACGGGTCGGATGGCGAGGTCACTCTCGGGAAGGCGTTGATCCTAACAGCCCACCCCACACCCGCCAACTGAACCCCGGTTGTGAGGTGATCAAAAGCGGTCACGAAAACAACCCTAACGCCATGTGCCTCTTTGTATGTCGATGCAATTCATGTCACACAAATAGTACTTCAACTGACATATCACACAGGCCCCTTACCTCCACTGGGAGACAGCATTGGGGTTGGAAAGACAAAACAAGTCCATCGAGAGAACCACCAGATCTGCAATTTTACAACATGCGTCAGGCATGCAAGTCCAGGATCGGGTTGAAGATACCTTTCACCAAGAGCTTCAGGTCCACCAAGTCAACAATacttccctctcttcccttGCCCGCGAGGCCATCGTCTCATCCACGAACCACTTTCGTTCCATGACGATGCGGGCTACTACTAGAcgaggtgttgttggaagGATCTTGTTTTGTGCCGCCAGAATCGCAAAGCTGATGGTGTCttatgaggatgatgaactCGTCAGCAAGTACCTTTATTCTAATCCCCCGTTGCATCCCCGACGGACATTGCATCAGTCTCTAAATGAGTATTCCAACTTTCTGAGGGATACTGAACGCTTGGACAAGGATCAGATTGTGTACAGAGCAACAGCTGGGCTCAAAGACCCGACTCGCCAGCAGTGCAGCAAGTTTTGCCAGTGCTCTGACTGTACGAGTGCACGGGCAACTGTGCCTCGGTTTTTGATGGTGGATCAGCTGTGGGTATTTGTCTTGGATGAGAGTGAGTATCTCGAGAAGCTTGCATGGTGACCTTGCTAACCCATGATAGATACTGTCATCACAAGCTTTCCACAACGCTGGGGATCTTACTTCACAAGCGATCCGTCAGGAATCCACTCTCGAGTAAGAAAGCAGCttgaaagagagagagacgggGTCAGCAGTTCATATGATCTGGTTCTCAAGATCTTCAACGTCTGCAGCAGGGTGTTTTACGAGAATATCAAGTTTGCGGACAGACAGCCCATGCTCAATTACATCTTTTCCGATTCGATCAACTTTGTGGTAAGATTTTCCAGTTGCTCTGAAACGAGACGCAAGCTTACACCTGGCTCAGACCACAAGAGAATTGGCCGCCCGTCAAGAGCTCTCCCAGCTTGCTCAGACGATCCTAGCAGCTTACCGTTCCCCTGACAAGACTCAAATCGCCGAAGCCCACAAGGCAGTCATGAACATCAACCCCGAGGCCGGCCTCCTCCGGCAAGTAGACAACATTCTCAGCGACCTGAGCATCATCCGCCAGATCAAGATCATCCAGCAAGAAGTCCTCAAGCAGTACCACGTCAACGTTGCCCGGGTCCTAGTTCCCAACTATGCCCTCCGTGCCGGCTTCGAGCCGCATACACCCGGTCTCAAGGAGGTAAAGCGCATGCAAGAAAGCCTTCGTGATGACCAAGATGTCTCGGAAGAGACCAAGTCAGCGGCAAGCTGGACGCTCTCCTGTGCCGATGACTCGGAGATGTTCCTCGCGGACCAGTACAGGCAGATTGACCGTTTGTACAGAGCAGCGGAACACTGCCAAAGGAgactggaggagctgctAGAGACGAAAAACAAGTACGCCGGCATTGTCGGGGCGTGGGAAGCGGTAGCCAACAGCATCGAGCAAAGCAACCAGGGCAAGTCTATCATGCTGTTCTCAGTACTGAGTATTATTTTCGTAAGTTCTTACCGTCACCCTTACCTCCATTATCATACCGGCTGACAATGTGCCTAGCTGCCCCTCTCTttcatcaccagcatcttCGGCATGAATATCCAAGACTACCGCATCGGTCTCGGCACCCTCGCACAGGAACTCTACTATGTTTGTAAGTGAttccctccctcttttcttATCCCACCATGCCTAACATCCAAACTAGTCGGGGTCTCAATAATCGTaatcttcatctccctcctcctcgcctttGACAAGTTCTCCCTCGCACTCCTCCTCTACTGCATCAAGGTTCCCACCAAGTGGGTCATGACTCGGATTGCGCTTCTCCAACCGGCCTCGTTTGGCACCAGGACGAGAAATTACCGCAAGCTCAACGAGAAGCGGGTGAGAAAGATCCAGCagatggaagaggagatCCAGCGGGCGAGGCTGGTGAGGGATACCAAGGAGTTTTGGCGGACGATCGAGGCGGAGCAGGCGAGGAGGCGGGCTGGGTTGGGGCCACAGGGGGGAAAGAGGGTGGATAGTGACAAGTTTGTTGTTTAAGTGCGGAGAAAAGCTGTACCATGGTGTACACGTAATGTTTTAACACCGGAATCTGGACATAATTCGCCATGTGACTTCTCGCCGCTTTATCTGACTTGAATTAGGCGGAGCTCAGGACCGGCACATCTTCGGCTCCAGTCTGCTCACTTCGCTCAGGGACTGCTCAGCGTCTGCTTACCTCACTCAGGGACTGCTTAGATTAAGGTTTGCTCACCGTGCTCAGGACTGCTCTAGATTGCTCATAGTCTGCTCGCCCTACTAATAGTTCCCTCATTTATTACTGATGGTACTCTTACAAGCCTATTCTATAACGGTTTAGTTCCGAAGGTCATTGTTGTTAGCCCAAAGATGACCTCATGTCATAGCAGCAGGCTTTCCGATATGTGACGTTTGCTTGCCGTCGGGGAATGATAAGCAGAAGTCAATGCCTTTGCTGTTGAGCGTGGGCTTTCAACTGCGCGATTCGAACAAGATGCGATCATACTATTCAAGGAGTGTATTGTTTGTATCTGAATCTCTCTAGTGACCACGTCCTGCTACCCAGTTTGAATCACCCAGATCGAGAGCTCTACTCCTTATACGGAGGCTCATCCCTCCTTATCTGGGGAATCGATAGGTAAGGAATTTAGGAAGGGCCTTCACTGGTACCTCGTCACAGCCTACTTTTCCATCATCCCAGCAAAAGGTGTCTAAGAGCGTGCCGAGAATAACGGCATCCTGGACGAGACCGATattcttctccaacatctcACGAGTCTTCTGGGACATCCCAGCAAAAAGCTCCTTCCAAAAGGCTCGCTCAGCAACCTCGAACTCCTCCGGCATCCAGAACTTGCCCCCCGTATATACAACAGCCCCTTGTTACACATAAAGACATCTTTTCAATGCCCTTAAGATCTCATGGGAGTGTCTATTTCCCCGTCCACGGTGTGAACGCCTAGCTTGGCCGGACAccgacaacctcccccctcatgCAAACCACCTCGCCCCTTTTGACCACCAGTCTGTATCTTATTGTCTCCCCATTACCTTCCTCCACAGCCTCCGTCCCAATGGtgtactcctcctccgcataCAGCGGTGACAAAGCTCGGTAAGCGATACTCTTCGCCTTGATTGCCCCACCCCGTGAGTGAATATCCCGCCAGTAATTCATCAGATTAATCAGATTCAAGGGCCCATGCACAACCACATTCGGGTGACCCTCCACCTGCCTCGTCCAGCTTTCGTTGAAGTGGATCATGTGCGCGTTGAACGTCAGGGCAGAGAACTGAAACAGCGCAACAGGGGACCAGACAAGATTGCGCATGGTATACCCTGCCTTTAGATCTATGTCATCCTGAATATGGgacttggtggtgggtatcGTAATAACTGGAGCGATTGAGCCAGTAGGCGGTGCAGGTAGTGGTTGGCGGAAGATCCATGATCTGGGGGTCCGTCAGCAAATTGGATAGCAACCCAAAAACACAATGACTGGGCACGTACGTACCTTCTGTCCGTAAGAGCTACCCCCCGAGGAGAAACAAATATCttttccacatccaccaacaccatctcaCTCCCATCACGGCTCTTCTTCGCTTTGGCATCGAGAATCTCGGTGGTTTCCTCCACTCTGTCTCCTATTCTCAGTTGCACCTGTGGGTTCCACAGCAtctcccctccagcccacatcctcctcgtgaATGGGGCCGGCGAGTTAAATGTTGTGTCTGACCCATCCGCTCCTAGCTCTGACTCGAactgggagggggtgaagtACACGAGGTGGTGACCGTAGGGAAGGTAAGTGCCGTCTGGTGGCTCCCCCGTGCAGAATTCTGATCGTCGACCCAAGATAAGAGACAGCTTCTGGAGTTGGTTTCCATCAAGAAGCTGTTTGCGGACGAACTTTTGGCCTTTGACTTTCTTCAACAGCTCACTGGCTGCGGTCTGGGCGGCGGAGGTGTGGACGTGACGGGTGGAGGCTTGGCAGGAGGTGGTCATCATAATCTGGCTGGCTAGAATGCGGCGGGTGATGCGCGCGGGGTGCTGGAAAAGAGCCATTTTCCAGTGGTCAAGAAAACGGACAAAAATGCCGGGGCGATGTCTTTACTCACTGTTCATTCTCAAATACCAAGGCCCGTTGGTGATGTCGTTGATCAGATGTCAAAAGCGGAACCCCTTCCCCGGAAATAATAGGGGGCGCTAAACTGGGTGCCTCGGTGGGGTCCACATTCCCCGCTTCCCCAGAAAACCGTTGTGCAgtccatcaacaacaagaacgaCAGTGCGAGACTGGAGATTCACATTGGCGCTTCTCGATAGTGTTGAGCTTTCAATTCCCTGACTTCAcaatgtcacagttaaccctCCGCATGATCACCCGGTTGACGCGCCTGGCTTCCAATCACCGGCCGGCCCGCCATCAACTGttctccacctcggccaggCGCCCCCTGATGTCAACAACAGGCTTCACCGAAACACAGCTCACCGTTCGAGAAGCAGTCGCGCAGGTCTGCTCGGAGTTTCCCAACACCTATTGGCAAGAACACGACCATAATGAGCAAGATCCCAAGGAGTTCCATGCTGCCATGGCCAAAGACGGCTGGCTCGGGATTGCTCTGCCAGAATCTCTTGGCGGATCTGGATTGGGAATATCTGAGGCCACCATGATGATGCAGACGATTGCGGAGTCTGGGGCAGGAATGGCGGGCGCCCAGAGCATACACGCCAATGTCTATGCTACACAGCCGCTGGCCAAGTTTGGGAGCACCGCCCAACTCGAAAGCACCATTCCGAAGATCATTTCGGGTCAATGGCGGGTTTGCTTTGGGGTGACTGAGCCGAACGCGGGACTGGATACGCTGAGACTGTCAACAAGGGCCACGAAGCAGAGCGATGGTTCTTACAAAGTGACTGGGCAAAAGATCTGGATCACTTGCGCTCAAGTGGCCTCCAAGATGATTCTGTTGGCGCGAACCACACCgctggaggaggtcaagaaaCCGAGCGAGGGGCTGTCATTATTCTGCATCGATCTTGATCGTAGCAGCCCAGGTCTTGAACTCCGACGAATCAAGAAGATGGGCGGACGGGCTGTCGATGCTAACGAGGTCTTCTTCGACAACTATTCGGTTGGTGCCGACTCGTTGATTGGCGAGGAAGGGCAAGGCTTCAAGATTATCCTCCATGGCATGAACGCTGAACGCTGCCTGCTCGCCGGCGAGGCTCTTGGTCTGGGGTATGCTGCTCTAGGAAAGGCGGCAACGTATGCTAGAGAACGCAACGTCTTCAAGAGGCCAATCGGACAGAATCAAGGAATCGCCCATCCGCTAGCAGAGGTATACATGAAGCTTGAGGCGGCGAAGTTGGCAACGTATCATGCTGCGCGGTTGTATGATTCGAGCAAGGCCGATAAGACGATACGTCAAGATGCGGTGGGTGTGGCTTGTAATAGTGCAAAGTATCTGGCGGCCGAGGCAGCGTTCTCAGCGTGCGAGAGAGCCGTGTTGACGCATGGGGGAATGGGTTACGCGGTCGAGTATGACGTCGAACGGTACTTTCGAGAGTGTCTCGTGCCGAGGATTGCGCCCGTTAGTCGAGAGATGATTCTGAATTATATCAGTGAAAAGATTTTGGATCTTCCACGGAGTTATTGAAGCTTCGGTGGTGTGCTGCTGGTAGTCACCAGGTCGTCACTCCGCCTGCCAGTTTTCATGGTGGGGGACTTGGGTGGCCAGTGACCTCACCCGCTAGGCAGAGTTGGGCTGATTGAACCTTCTTATTCTAGATGAGTGTTCAACTGGTTACCCTCACCGGTCAAACGATGCCAATTTTCAGGAGACTGGTGTTTTACAATTGC
It contains:
- a CDS encoding uncharacterized protein (CAZy:GH13; COG:G; EggNog:ENOG503NU69); translated protein: MLKHSRLGIGLLGASKMSVGKSHTDRQWWKEAVVYQIYPASFSDTNNDGRGDVNGVTEKLDYLKDLGVDVVWLSPIYDSPQVDNGYDIADYKKIYPPYGTLEDVDRLIQELGRRGMKLVMDLVVNHTSDQHPWFLESRSSKSNPKRDWYIWRKPKYDIKGKPGPPNNWNQILGEAHSAWIFDETTQEYYFAAFTPQQPDLNWENPDVRAAVYDILRFWLDRGVAGFRMDVINLISKDQSFPDAEVVIPGQPYQPATQHFANGPRLHEFLGEMRREVLDKYDQMTVGEMPFIYDDKEFLKIVHRKDGFLNMVFHFELVDIDSERGDVPGDARMSVGHWDVSDLRRIISRWQRIMIDGGGWNSLYCENHDQPRSVSHYCDDSDEYREYGSKLLAMMETTLSGTLFVYQGEELGMRNVPLEWEPEEYKDIEVNEMYPNDQEKLQKARRALRAKARDNGRTPMQWDSSPNGGFCPEEVTPWMRVNDDYPVVNAAAQTKPEATSSVYHFWQRLVTLRKKNAGALVHGGFELIGETNPDVFSYVRAADSGEKWVVVLNFTGHSATWESPKWGLQWVVGNYADGLDKVQSGGTDLVHLRPWEGLIARQPCN
- a CDS encoding uncharacterized protein (EggNog:ENOG503PN96), whose translation is MGVQEQAKRVVKPGGCLPVPHDDLLHFSRCLKYDEREKYVQNAPEHLRSQVGHLLSRVEHVRSEIDARPDGEFWTSRLADHISDFRSKPQPKKTERSPLAATLSRLHIASRTNLSRTSRLDVPEIRLGGKTLSTPNIAAVLSANPSPTFQDIKDHPYKGLEAGAVYYKDGIPYTHPKLEGSFPNQTTPLDDLLSNKGDKSLLKEFCEEGMLRWFHIPSNNMAWVEEAIARHYNEERPPREDLFGKPKIKSKTHEILRRVGWRGHSREGVDPNSPPHTRQLNPGCEVIKSGHENNPNAMCLFAPYLHWETALGLERQNKSIERTTRSAILQHASGMQVQDRVEDTFHQELQVHQVNNTSLSSLAREAIVSSTNHFRSMTMRATTRRGVVGRILFCAARIAKLMVSYEDDELVSKYLYSNPPLHPRRTLHQSLNEYSNFLRDTERLDKDQIVYRATAGLKDPTRQQCSKFCQCSDCTSARATVPRFLMVDQLWVFVLDENTVITSFPQRWGSYFTSDPSGIHSRVRKQLERERDGVSSSYDLVLKIFNVCSRVFYENIKFADRQPMLNYIFSDSINFVTTRELAARQELSQLAQTILAAYRSPDKTQIAEAHKAVMNINPEAGLLRQVDNILSDLSIIRQIKIIQQEVLKQYHVNVARVLVPNYALRAGFEPHTPGLKEVKRMQESLRDDQDVSEETKSAASWTLSCADDSEMFLADQYRQIDRLYRAAEHCQRRLEELLETKNKYAGIVGAWEAVANSIEQSNQGKSIMLFSVLSIIFLPLSFITSIFGMNIQDYRIGLGTLAQELYYVFGVSIIVIFISLLLAFDKFSLALLLYCIKVPTKWVMTRIALLQPASFGTRTRNYRKLNEKRVRKIQQMEEEIQRARLVRDTKEFWRTIEAEQARRRAGLGPQGGKRVDSDKFVV
- a CDS encoding uncharacterized protein (EggNog:ENOG503Q312; COG:S), whose translation is MALFQHPARITRRILASQIMMTTSCQASTRHVHTSAAQTAASELLKKVKGQKFVRKQLLDGNQLQKLSLILGRRSEFCTGEPPDGTYLPYGHHLVYFTPSQFESELGADGSDTTFNSPAPFTRRMWAGGEMLWNPQVQLRIGDRVEETTEILDAKAKKSRDGSEMVLVDVEKIFVSPRGVALTDRRSWIFRQPLPAPPTGSIAPVITIPTTKSHIQDDIDLKAGYTMRNLVWSPVALFQFSALTFNAHMIHFNESWTRQVEGHPNVVVHGPLNLINLMNYWRDIHSRGGAIKAKSIAYRALSPLYAEEEYTIGTEAVEEGNGETIRYRLVVKRGEVVCMRGEVVGVRPS
- a CDS encoding uncharacterized protein (EggNog:ENOG503NY73; COG:I): MSQLTLRMITRLTRLASNHRPARHQLFSTSARRPLMSTTGFTETQLTVREAVAQVCSEFPNTYWQEHDHNEQDPKEFHAAMAKDGWLGIALPESLGGSGLGISEATMMMQTIAESGAGMAGAQSIHANVYATQPLAKFGSTAQLESTIPKIISGQWRVCFGVTEPNAGLDTLRLSTRATKQSDGSYKVTGQKIWITCAQVASKMILLARTTPLEEVKKPSEGLSLFCIDLDRSSPGLELRRIKKMGGRAVDANEVFFDNYSVGADSLIGEEGQGFKIILHGMNAERCLLAGEALGLGYAALGKAATYARERNVFKRPIGQNQGIAHPLAEVYMKLEAAKLATYHAARLYDSSKADKTIRQDAVGVACNSAKYLAAEAAFSACERAVLTHGGMGYAVEYDVERYFRECLVPRIAPVSREMILNYISEKILDLPRSY